In Trifolium pratense cultivar HEN17-A07 linkage group LG7, ARS_RC_1.1, whole genome shotgun sequence, a genomic segment contains:
- the LOC123896114 gene encoding uncharacterized protein LOC123896114 — translation MTIDAAAGGALMDKPYNQAYQLIESMAQNHYQWGNERTSVEKPQTKGGMYEVNELDLVKAKLEALTQKMESMTTTPAATMAATISNCELCGIQGHKIAECQLLTEVPPDQVNYTQGNPYNQGPRNHPYLSYKSNNALYAPGQAPTPSPPGFQKLAFNAPRKSNLELLVENFIATQTQTNLQTSEQIKQITSKLDVLTTHTRMLETQIAQVAQKQASTAAPAGIFPGQPEPNPRGHVNAIILRSGNRYEGPADPRTNTPTIHQDSDEVTKGESEQNIKDKENSGEEIIEKKKPYIPPPPYQPPIPYPQRFEKSKSEGQFRKFVELLKKLNITIPFTEAITQMPSYAKFLKEILTKKKKIEDEEIVMLTAECSAILQNDMPPKLKDPGSFSIPCVIGNYVIDRALCDLGASISLMPMSICEKLNLGELRPTKMSIQFADRSVKYPLGILENVPVRVGQFYIPTDFIVMDIREDSNTPIILGRPFLATAGAVIDVKEGKLTFVVGEEKVEFILTQLMKAPAIDDSCYMVDVIQECRKESEKDQTKHSEILKASTPPTHKNGDDDLAKCLEITQVPKPSHVKPTLKLKTPSRLQKGTPVAPNKLKGPVSKKIPPDILKDHPENNIAQNKIPPGVSKKKKEKKKRRPMKWSDIFKWRPKNIEHNLKDVSLEEEPC, via the coding sequence ATGACAATAGACGCCGCAGCTGGTGGCGCACTTATGGATAAACCATACAACCAAGCCTATCAGCTTATCGAGAGCATGGCTCAGAACCATTATCAGTGGGGAAATGAGAGAACATCCGTAGAGAAGCCTCAAACGAAAGGCGGTATGTACGAAGTAAACGAGCTTGACCTTGTTAAAGCTAAACTTGAAGCTCTAACTCAAAAGATGGAGAGTATGACCACAACACCTGCAGCCACCATGGCTGCAACAATTTCAAATTGCGAACTATGTGGAATTCAAGGGCACAAAATCGCTGAATGTCAACTCTTAACGGAAGTTCCCCCAGACCAAGTAAACTACACTCAAGGAAACCCTTACAATCAAGGTCCGAGGAACCATCCATACCTTTCGTACAAAAGTAACAATGCTCTATATGCACCTGGCCAAGCACCTACTCCTTCACCACCAGGATTCCAAAAACTTGCTTTCAATGCTCCTAGGAAGTCTAATCTTGAACTATTAGTAGAAAACTTCATAGCTACCCAGACTCAAACCAACCTTCAAACTAGTGagcaaattaaacaaataacaAGCAAGTTAGATGTCTTGACCACTCACACTAGGATGCTAGAAACTCAAATAGCACAAGTAGCACAAAAACAAGCATCAACTGCTGCTCCCGCAGGCATTTTTCCAGGCCAACCTGAGCCAAACCCAAGGGGACATGTTAATGCTATTATATTAAGAAGTGGGAACCGATACGAAGGACCAGCCGACCCTAGAACCAATACTCCAACCATACACCAAGACTCAGATGAGGTAACCAAGGGAGAGAGTGAACAAAAcataaaagataaagaaaataGTGGGGAGGAAATCATAGAAAAGAAGAAACCTTATATACCCCCACCACCATATCAACCACCCATCCCGTATCCTCAAAGATTTGAGAAATCCAAAAGCGAGGGACAGTTTAGGAAATTTGTAGaacttctaaaaaaattgaacatcacAATACCTTTTACGGAAGCCATTACCCAAATGCCCTCATACGCTAAGTTTCTCAAAGAAATTttaactaaaaagaaaaagatcgaGGATGAGGAAATCGTTATGCTTACTGCCGAGTGTAGCGCCATACTCCAAAATGATATGCCTCCTAAGCTAAAAGACCCAGGAAGTTTTTCCATACCCTGTGTAATTGGAAATTATGTAATAGATAGGGCCCTATGCGATTTAGGAGCCAGTATCAGCTTAATGCCTATGTCCATATGCGAAAAACTTAATTTAGGAGAATTGAGACCAACTAAAATGTCAATACAATTCGCTGACCGTTCTGTCAAATACCCCTTAGGTATACTAGAAAACGTGCCAGTACGTGTAGGTCAATTCTATATCCCTACCGATTTTATAGTCATGGACATAAGGGAAGATTCCAATACACCTATCattttaggaaggccattctTAGCAACTGCCGGAGCCGTAATAGATGTAAAGGAAGGAAAGCTAACGTTTGTAGTAGGTGAAGAAAAAGTCGAATTTATTTTAACGCAACTCATGAAAGCACCAGCTATAGACGATAGTTGTTACATGGTAGATGTCATCCAAGAATGTAGAAAAGAGAGTGAGAAGGATCAAACTAAACattctgaaattttaaaagCTTCCACCCCTCCAACTCATAAAAATGGTGATGACGACCTAGCTAAATGTTTAGAGATTACACAAGTTCCTAAACCTAGCCATGTTAAACCAACTTTAAAACTAAAAACTCCATCAAGACTCCAAAAAGGAACCCCTGTGGCTCCGAATAAATTAAAAGGTCCCGTTTCTAAGAAAATACCTCCCGACATATTAAAAGACCACCCAGAAAATAACATCGCTCAAAATAAAATACCCCCGGGTGTctctaagaaaaagaaagaaaaaaagaagagaagaccTATGAAATGGTCTGACATTTTCAAATGGAGACCCAAGAATATTGAGCATAATTTAAAAGATGTGAGTCTAGAGGAGGAACCATGTTGA